The region CCGGGCCAGCTCGTCGTGGAACGAGTACCGCCCGCCCCGGCTCCGGAGCAGCCCCGCGCCCGCGATCCCGGCCAGCAGCGCCGCCGCCGTCGCCACCGGCAGGTCCGCCGCCGCGGCCGCCGCCTCGGCCGTGAAGTCCGCCCCCGGGATGACGCTGAGCAGCGCGAACAGCCGACGTGCGGCGGGGGTGAGGGCGGCGTGCGCGAGGTCCTGCGGCCGGCGGTCGCCCAGCCGCTCCAGGTAGCGCGGCACCGAGCCGCCGCCCACCGACGCGGCGGCGACGACCAGGGCCAGCGGCAGCCGGCCGCAGCGCCGCGCCAGCTCCTCGGCGGCCGGGCCGGAGCGGCCCAGCAGGGCCAGCGCCTCCGGCGTGGTCGGCACGTCCAGCCCGACCCGGCGCGCGCCGTCGACGGCGATCAGGCCGCGCAGGTCGTCCCGGCTGGTCACCAGCACCGGGCAGCCCGAGGTGCCGGGCAGCAGCGGGCGCACCTGGTCGGGCGCGGCGGCGTCGTCGAGCACCAGCAGCATCCGGCGGCCCGCGAGCAGCGAGCGGAACAGCGAGCCCTGCTCGTCCTGGTCGACCGGGATCTGCTCGGGCGGCACGCCCAGCGCCCGCAGGAAGCCGGTCAGCACCTCCTCCGCGCGCGGCGCCGGCCCCCGGCCGTGCCCGCGCAGGTCCGCGTAGAGCCGGCCGTCCGGGAAGCGGTGCCGCAGCCGGTGCGCGAGCCGCACCGCGAGCGCCGTCTTGCCCACCCCGGGCACGCCGGTGAGCACCACGACCGGCACCGCCGTGCCGGCCTCGCCGTCCGGCGCGACCAGCCGGGTGACCTGCTCCAGCACGGCGGTGCGCCCGACGAACCCCGGCACGTCCGGCGGCACCTGGTCGGGCACGTCCGGCTCGGCCCGCCCGGCGGGCGCGGCCAGCGCCGGGTCGCCGACCAGGATCGCCTGGTGCAGCCGGCGCAGCTCCGGGCCGGGCTCGACGCCCAGCTGCCCGGCCAGCACCCGGTCCACCCGGCGGAACGCCGCCAGCGCCTCGGCCTGCCGGCTGCCCCGGTACAGGGCGAGGATGAGCTGCGCCCAGAACTTCTCGCGCAGCGGGTGGTCGGCGGTCAGCCCGCGCAGCACCGGCACCAGCCGCTCGTGGTGGCCCAGGTCGAGCTCGACGTCGTTGTGCTCCTCGTGCACCACGAGCAGCCGCTCGGCCAGCCGGGGCACCTCGTCGTCGCGCAGCGCCTCGGACGGCACGTCCGCCAGCGCCGGCCCGCGCCACAGGCCCAGCGCCTCGGCGTAGAGCTCGGCGGCGTGCTCGGGGTCGCCCCGCCGCACGGCCTCGCGGGCCAGCCCGGCGGCCGCCGCGAACCGGTGCGCGTCGACCTGCTCGGGCCCGGCCACCAGCCGGTAGCCCTCCGGGGTGGTGTGGATCAGCCCGGGGTCGCCGAGGAGCTGGCGCAGGCGCATCACGTAGGTCTGCAAGGTGCCCCTGGTGCGGGCGGGCGGGTCGTCACCCCACAGGAACGCGACCAGCTCGTGCACCGGCACCACCCGGCCGGCGCGCAGCGCCAGCGCGGCCAGCAGCGCCCGGTGCTTGCCCGCCCGGACCGGCACCGGCCGGCCGTCCAGGCGCACCTCCAGCGGGCCGAGCAGACCGAACAGCGGCCCCGATCCCATCGTCGATCCCCTCGGCTGAACGTCCCGCGGGCACCAGCCTAGGGGTGCCGCTGACGGCCCGAGTCACCGCCGCGTCAGCGATACGACAGCGAGGTCCGGCAGTCTTCAGGACGTCCCGGTTGGGGGACCGGGACAACACAAGCTCCTCGAGTCCGCGACAGCGGATAACGATCACTGGGGGTCGGGTGGCCCGCACCTGCTGGGTGCGGGCCACTCGTCTTATTTCGCGTAGATCGCCTCGATGTCCTGCTTGTAGGTGGTCGCCACCACCGAGCGCTTCAGCTTCAGGCTGGGCGTCATCTCGCCGCCCGCCTCGGTGAAGTCCACCGGCAGGACGCGGAACCTCTTGATCGCCTCGGCCTTGGACACCGCGTGGTTGGCCTCGTCGACCGCGGCCTGGATGGTGCCCAGCAGCGTCTCGTCGGCGATCAGGTCGGCCACCGACGCCGACGCCGGCTTGCCGTTCTGCTCCTTCCACGCCGGGAAGAACTCCGGGTCGATGGTGATCAGCGCGCCGATGAACGGCTGCGCGTCGCCCACGACCATGCACTGGCTGATCAGCGGGTGCGACCGCAGCCGGTCCTCCAGCACGGCCGGCGAGACGTTCTTGCCGCCCGCCGTCACGATGATCTCCTTCTTGCGGCCGGTGATCCGCAGGAAGCCGTCGTCGTCCAGCTCGCCCAGGTCGCCGCTGTGGAACCAGCCGTCCTCCAGCGCCTCCGCGGTCGCCGTCGGGTTGTTCCAGTAGGACCGGAACACCACGTCGCCCTTGATCAGGATCTCGCCGTCCTCGGCGATGCGCACCGCGGTGCCCGCGATCGGCCGGCCGACCGTGCCCACCCGGAACGCGGTCTCGGTGTTCACGCACGCCGCCGCGCTGGTCTCGGTCAGGCCGTAGCCCTCCAGCACCGGCACGCCCACGCCGCGGAAGAAGTGCGCCAGCCGCGCGCCCAGCGGAGCGCCGCCGGACACCGCCGCGATGCACCGGCCGCCCAGCGCCGCCTGGAGCTTGGAGTAGACCAGCTTCGAGAACACCGCGTGCTTGACCTTGAGCCCGAGGCCCGCGCCGCCGCCGTCCAGCGCCTGGCTGTAGGCCACCGCGGTCGCCTCGGCGGCGTCGAAGATCTTGCCCTTGCCCGCCGCGTGCGCCTTCTGCTTCGCGCCGTTGTAGACCTTCTCGAACACCCTCGGCACGGCCACCACGAACGTCGGCCGGAACGACTGGAGGTCTTCCACCAGGTTGCGCACGTCGGGCGTGT is a window of Saccharothrix espanaensis DSM 44229 DNA encoding:
- a CDS encoding AfsR/SARP family transcriptional regulator → MGSGPLFGLLGPLEVRLDGRPVPVRAGKHRALLAALALRAGRVVPVHELVAFLWGDDPPARTRGTLQTYVMRLRQLLGDPGLIHTTPEGYRLVAGPEQVDAHRFAAAAGLAREAVRRGDPEHAAELYAEALGLWRGPALADVPSEALRDDEVPRLAERLLVVHEEHNDVELDLGHHERLVPVLRGLTADHPLREKFWAQLILALYRGSRQAEALAAFRRVDRVLAGQLGVEPGPELRRLHQAILVGDPALAAPAGRAEPDVPDQVPPDVPGFVGRTAVLEQVTRLVAPDGEAGTAVPVVVLTGVPGVGKTALAVRLAHRLRHRFPDGRLYADLRGHGRGPAPRAEEVLTGFLRALGVPPEQIPVDQDEQGSLFRSLLAGRRMLLVLDDAAAPDQVRPLLPGTSGCPVLVTSRDDLRGLIAVDGARRVGLDVPTTPEALALLGRSGPAAEELARRCGRLPLALVVAAASVGGGSVPRYLERLGDRRPQDLAHAALTPAARRLFALLSVIPGADFTAEAAAAAADLPVATAAALLAGIAGAGLLRSRGGRYSFHDELARFAEQLAEVSGEDTARARLRVLKFSVRAVDHCAELLYPDMTRLPATDPDPVAPPRVETAAQARSWLDAERPNLIAAIRSAAEHGPAEVSWRLADGLRGYLWIGKHVAEWATTARYGLDAAHEQRDRVGEAAMRQNLGTLHWRMGDFEASVAHYLRAVELHRAAGDVAAEAGVRGALGLARLDAGDLAGAREDLETCLALKRGSGEPRSGETGALTGLGLLAIDTGDLTRARDLLDEALAVSTANGQRTGRINARVLLGMTAQLLGEPERALEHLAEALRLSREAGLRASTARALEATATVRLDLGEPLTALALADQALAELREDGDQRVTTSVLAVMAAANRDLGDLAAADEQFQQALTKGRRIGFRFGEAKALVGLAAVRRLRGEPAEARALAGQAVTLTTTHGLRILEGSARAELAAAHLALGDHPAATTESARAQALHTRTGHRPTTAP
- a CDS encoding AMP-dependent synthetase/ligase, which produces MREFSVPATATVAAEENLTDMVRANAERFGNAVSFRRRVDGTWVDVTARDFAAQVLAVAKGLIASGLRAGDRVGLMSKTRYEWTLLDFAIWHAGGVVVPIYETSAAEQVEWILSDSQAKAVFIETAEHKATLDTVVSELPELRSVFQIDGPGADAAGAIDELTALGAGVSDDDARARREEVGADDTATIVYTSGTTGRPKGCELTHYNLLSEVRSDVAAFPQLMQAGNSLLVFLPLAHILARAIALCGVYTRVTLGHTPDVRNLVEDLQSFRPTFVVAVPRVFEKVYNGAKQKAHAAGKGKIFDAAEATAVAYSQALDGGGAGLGLKVKHAVFSKLVYSKLQAALGGRCIAAVSGGAPLGARLAHFFRGVGVPVLEGYGLTETSAAACVNTETAFRVGTVGRPIAGTAVRIAEDGEILIKGDVVFRSYWNNPTATAEALEDGWFHSGDLGELDDDGFLRITGRKKEIIVTAGGKNVSPAVLEDRLRSHPLISQCMVVGDAQPFIGALITIDPEFFPAWKEQNGKPASASVADLIADETLLGTIQAAVDEANHAVSKAEAIKRFRVLPVDFTEAGGEMTPSLKLKRSVVATTYKQDIEAIYAK